One segment of Synchiropus splendidus isolate RoL2022-P1 chromosome 4, RoL_Sspl_1.0, whole genome shotgun sequence DNA contains the following:
- the LOC128756869 gene encoding protein O-mannosyl-transferase TMTC2-like isoform X1, whose translation MLAGESEPREVPLSKTTGSSLAVHSAVECSCCSRLLILEPSNWWLLKEGVAGARRAGRAIKTNPDLLPATPWTNILYDDFWGTLLTHSGSHKSFRPLCTLSFRLNYALHHLRPWGYHLTNLLLHGLVTALFTAFARPLLGGGLWTLLAGLLFASHPVHSEAVAGVVGRADVGAALFFLLSLLCYVRHCGLRGLPNRTGARWAWMVSSLWCAASSMLWKEQGVTVLAVMAVYDLFIVHRLRLRQALLLLLGKQRDGALQRSLGVVASWGLLLLAARLYWMGNKTPHFSNSDNPAADSPHLLTRLLTFLYLPTANAWILLCPAELSFDWSMDAVPLVRSLADWRNLHSAAFYFALVLLLCFGFHGPVSAAQEVPDPAADEEQSVSNGNGLCGLDSNHNTQPGPTKTSQNGSARHAGPTSLPPTEKLVLLCLGLLALPFLPASNLFFYVGFVIAERVLYIPSMGFCLLVAAAVRSLFSRLRTWGSRTALLCLCVGLLVLNGLRTVQRNRDWNNEENLYRSGISVNPAKAWGNLGNVLKNQGKMEEAERAYRNALHYRGNMADMLYNLGLLLQENSRLTEALHYYRQAIGSRPTLASAYLNTGIILMNQGRTEEAKRTLRTCANIPDENLKDPHAHKSSVTSCLYNLGKLLHEQGQYQEALQLYMEAVKKMPRQFAPHSLYNMIGEAYMRLAMLEEAAHWYRESLRSKPDHIPAHLTYGKLLSTLGRTSEAETFYLRAIELDPRKGNCYMHYGQFLLEQSRLGEAGEMAERAAHLDAAEFDVVFSAAHMLRQASLNQAAERLYQQAAGLRPDFPAALMNLGAMLHLNGKLPEAEASYLRALRLKPDDVITRANLRKLWNIMVRQGLRAHRPDLG comes from the exons ATGTTAGCTGGTGAATCAGAGCCAAGGGAAGTGCCCTTGAGCAAAACAACTGGTTCTAGTTTGGCGGTTCACTCAGCCGTCGaatgcagctgctgctctcgcTTGCTAATTTTGGAACCTAGCAACTGGTGGCTCCTGAAGGAAGGAGTGGCTGGAGCACGGCGAGCTGG TCGAGCCATCAAAACCAACCCGGACCTCCTCCCCGCCACTCCCTGGACCAACATCCTGTACGACGACTTCTGGGGGACCCTGCTCACCCACAGCGGCAGCCACAAGTCCTTCCGCCCTCTCTGCACTCTGTCCTTCAGACTCAACTACGCTCTGCACCACCTGCGTCCCTGGGGCTACCACCTGACCAACCTGCTGCTCCACGGACTGGTCACCGCGCTGTTCACCGCCTTcgctcgccccctgctgggcggAGGGCTGTGGACGCTCCTGGCGGGTCTCCTCTTCGCCTCCCACCCCGTGCACAGCGAGGCGGTGGCGGGCGTGGTGGGGCGGGCCGACGTGGGCGCGGCGCTCTTCTTCCTGCTGTCCCTGCTCTGCTACGTGAGACACTGCGGGCTGCGCGGCCTCCCCAACAGAACCGGCGCCCGCTGGGCTTGGATGGTCAGCAGCCTGTGGTGCGCCGCCTCCAGCATGCTGTGGAAGGAGCAGGGCGTGACTGTGCTGGCCGTCATGGCGGTGTACgacctcttcatcgtccacagGCTCCGGCTGCGGcaggcgctgctgctgctgctgggaaag CAGAGAGACGGGGCCCTGCAGCGGAGTCTGGGGGTGGTGGCCTCCTGGGGCCTGCTGCTGCTCGCCGCTCGTCTCTACTGGATGGGCAACAAGACGCCACACTTCTCCAACTCTGACAACCCAGCGGCGGATTCCCCTCACCTGCTCACGCGGCTGCTCACCTTCCTCTACCTGCCGACGGCCAACGCCTGGATCTTGCTCTGCCCCGCTGAGCTCAGCTTCGACTGGTCCATGGACGCGGTGCCGCTGGTCCGCTCTCTGGCCGACTGGAGGAACCTTCACTCCGCGGCCTTCTACTTTGCCttggtgctgctgctctgctttgGCTTTCACGGCCCGGTCTCGGCGGCGCAGGAGGTCCCGGACCCAGCTGCTGATGAAGAGCAGTCGGTCAGTAATGGAAATGGTCTCTGTGGCCTGGACTCCAACCACAACACGCAGCCGGGACCAACCAAGACCAGCCAGAACGGCTCGGCCAGACACGCTGGGCCCACGTCCTTACCCCCCACTGAAAAGCTGGTTCTGCTGTGCCTGGGCCTGCTGGCTCTGCCCTTCCTGCCGGCCTCCAACCTCTTCTTCTACGTGGGCTTTGTCATCGCCGAGCGGGTTCTCTACATCCCCAGCATGGGCTTCTGCCTGCTGGTGGCTGCTGCAGTCAGGAGCTTGTTTTCCCGCCTGAGGACTTGGGGCAGCCGGACTGCTCTGCTGTGTCTCTGCGTGGGGCTCCTGGTGCTGAACGGACTGCGGACCGTTCAGAGGAACAGAGACTGGAACAACGAGGAGAACCTGTACAGGTCTGGGATCAGCGTCAACCCTGCGAAAG CCTGGGGGAACCTGGGGAACGTCCTGAAGAACCAggggaagatggaggaggcggAGAGGGCCTACAGGAACGCGCTGCACTATCGAGGGAACATGGCCGACATGCTGTATAACTT AGgtttgctgctgcaggagaacaGCAGGTTGACTGAGGCCCTCCACTACTACAGACAGGCCATCGGGAGTCGCCCCACTCTGGCGT CGGCCTACTTGAACACGGGAATCATCCTGATGAACCAGGGCAGGACGGAGGAAGCCAAGCGGACCTTACGGACGTGCGCCAACATTCCTGACGAGAACCTGAAGGACCCTCACGCCCACAAGAGCTCGGTCACCAGCTGCCTGTACAACCTGGGGAAGCTGCTGCACGAGCAGGGCCAGTACCAG GAGGCGCTGCAGCTCTACATGGAGGCCGTGAAGAAGATGCCGCGACAGTTCGCACCGCACAGCCTTTACAACATGATCG GAGAAGCCTACATGAGACTCGCCATGCTGGAGGAGGCTGCCCACTGGTACAGAGAGTCCCTGAGGTCCAAACCTGACCACATTCCTGCTCACCTGACCTACGGGAAGCTCCTATCCACTCTG ggCCGGACGTCCGAAGCCGAGACCTTCTACCTGAGAGCCATCGAGCTGGACCCGAGGAAAGGCAACTGCTACATGCACTATG GCCAGTTCTTGCTGGAGCAGTCGCGCCTGGGCGAGGCCGGCGAGATGGCGGAGCGGGCGGCGCACCTGGACGCCGCCGAGTTTGATGTGGTCTTCAGCGCGGCTCACATGCTCAG ACAGGCGAGTCTCAACCAGGCGGCCGAGCGGCTTTATCAGCAGGCGGCTGGTCTCCGGCCAGAC TTCCCCGCGGCCCTCATGAACCTGGGCGCCATGCTGCACCTGAACGGGAAGCTTCCTGAAGCCGAGGCCAGCTACCTGCGCGCTCTGCGGCTCAagcctgatgatgtcatcacccgCGCCAACCTGCGCAAGCTGTGGAACATCATGGTGAGACAGGGGCTCCGCGCCCACCGCCCGGACCTCGGCTGA
- the LOC128756869 gene encoding protein O-mannosyl-transferase TMTC2-like isoform X3: MLNASMLNGCKLWNGLALRLLSRAIKTNPDLLPATPWTNILYDDFWGTLLTHSGSHKSFRPLCTLSFRLNYALHHLRPWGYHLTNLLLHGLVTALFTAFARPLLGGGLWTLLAGLLFASHPVHSEAVAGVVGRADVGAALFFLLSLLCYVRHCGLRGLPNRTGARWAWMVSSLWCAASSMLWKEQGVTVLAVMAVYDLFIVHRLRLRQALLLLLGKQRDGALQRSLGVVASWGLLLLAARLYWMGNKTPHFSNSDNPAADSPHLLTRLLTFLYLPTANAWILLCPAELSFDWSMDAVPLVRSLADWRNLHSAAFYFALVLLLCFGFHGPVSAAQEVPDPAADEEQSVSNGNGLCGLDSNHNTQPGPTKTSQNGSARHAGPTSLPPTEKLVLLCLGLLALPFLPASNLFFYVGFVIAERVLYIPSMGFCLLVAAAVRSLFSRLRTWGSRTALLCLCVGLLVLNGLRTVQRNRDWNNEENLYRSGISVNPAKAWGNLGNVLKNQGKMEEAERAYRNALHYRGNMADMLYNLGLLLQENSRLTEALHYYRQAIGSRPTLASAYLNTGIILMNQGRTEEAKRTLRTCANIPDENLKDPHAHKSSVTSCLYNLGKLLHEQGQYQEALQLYMEAVKKMPRQFAPHSLYNMIGEAYMRLAMLEEAAHWYRESLRSKPDHIPAHLTYGKLLSTLGRTSEAETFYLRAIELDPRKGNCYMHYGQFLLEQSRLGEAGEMAERAAHLDAAEFDVVFSAAHMLRQASLNQAAERLYQQAAGLRPDFPAALMNLGAMLHLNGKLPEAEASYLRALRLKPDDVITRANLRKLWNIMVRQGLRAHRPDLG, encoded by the exons ATGCTAAACGCTAGCATGCTAAACggctgcaaactgtggaatggactCGCGCTGCGGCTACTGAG TCGAGCCATCAAAACCAACCCGGACCTCCTCCCCGCCACTCCCTGGACCAACATCCTGTACGACGACTTCTGGGGGACCCTGCTCACCCACAGCGGCAGCCACAAGTCCTTCCGCCCTCTCTGCACTCTGTCCTTCAGACTCAACTACGCTCTGCACCACCTGCGTCCCTGGGGCTACCACCTGACCAACCTGCTGCTCCACGGACTGGTCACCGCGCTGTTCACCGCCTTcgctcgccccctgctgggcggAGGGCTGTGGACGCTCCTGGCGGGTCTCCTCTTCGCCTCCCACCCCGTGCACAGCGAGGCGGTGGCGGGCGTGGTGGGGCGGGCCGACGTGGGCGCGGCGCTCTTCTTCCTGCTGTCCCTGCTCTGCTACGTGAGACACTGCGGGCTGCGCGGCCTCCCCAACAGAACCGGCGCCCGCTGGGCTTGGATGGTCAGCAGCCTGTGGTGCGCCGCCTCCAGCATGCTGTGGAAGGAGCAGGGCGTGACTGTGCTGGCCGTCATGGCGGTGTACgacctcttcatcgtccacagGCTCCGGCTGCGGcaggcgctgctgctgctgctgggaaag CAGAGAGACGGGGCCCTGCAGCGGAGTCTGGGGGTGGTGGCCTCCTGGGGCCTGCTGCTGCTCGCCGCTCGTCTCTACTGGATGGGCAACAAGACGCCACACTTCTCCAACTCTGACAACCCAGCGGCGGATTCCCCTCACCTGCTCACGCGGCTGCTCACCTTCCTCTACCTGCCGACGGCCAACGCCTGGATCTTGCTCTGCCCCGCTGAGCTCAGCTTCGACTGGTCCATGGACGCGGTGCCGCTGGTCCGCTCTCTGGCCGACTGGAGGAACCTTCACTCCGCGGCCTTCTACTTTGCCttggtgctgctgctctgctttgGCTTTCACGGCCCGGTCTCGGCGGCGCAGGAGGTCCCGGACCCAGCTGCTGATGAAGAGCAGTCGGTCAGTAATGGAAATGGTCTCTGTGGCCTGGACTCCAACCACAACACGCAGCCGGGACCAACCAAGACCAGCCAGAACGGCTCGGCCAGACACGCTGGGCCCACGTCCTTACCCCCCACTGAAAAGCTGGTTCTGCTGTGCCTGGGCCTGCTGGCTCTGCCCTTCCTGCCGGCCTCCAACCTCTTCTTCTACGTGGGCTTTGTCATCGCCGAGCGGGTTCTCTACATCCCCAGCATGGGCTTCTGCCTGCTGGTGGCTGCTGCAGTCAGGAGCTTGTTTTCCCGCCTGAGGACTTGGGGCAGCCGGACTGCTCTGCTGTGTCTCTGCGTGGGGCTCCTGGTGCTGAACGGACTGCGGACCGTTCAGAGGAACAGAGACTGGAACAACGAGGAGAACCTGTACAGGTCTGGGATCAGCGTCAACCCTGCGAAAG CCTGGGGGAACCTGGGGAACGTCCTGAAGAACCAggggaagatggaggaggcggAGAGGGCCTACAGGAACGCGCTGCACTATCGAGGGAACATGGCCGACATGCTGTATAACTT AGgtttgctgctgcaggagaacaGCAGGTTGACTGAGGCCCTCCACTACTACAGACAGGCCATCGGGAGTCGCCCCACTCTGGCGT CGGCCTACTTGAACACGGGAATCATCCTGATGAACCAGGGCAGGACGGAGGAAGCCAAGCGGACCTTACGGACGTGCGCCAACATTCCTGACGAGAACCTGAAGGACCCTCACGCCCACAAGAGCTCGGTCACCAGCTGCCTGTACAACCTGGGGAAGCTGCTGCACGAGCAGGGCCAGTACCAG GAGGCGCTGCAGCTCTACATGGAGGCCGTGAAGAAGATGCCGCGACAGTTCGCACCGCACAGCCTTTACAACATGATCG GAGAAGCCTACATGAGACTCGCCATGCTGGAGGAGGCTGCCCACTGGTACAGAGAGTCCCTGAGGTCCAAACCTGACCACATTCCTGCTCACCTGACCTACGGGAAGCTCCTATCCACTCTG ggCCGGACGTCCGAAGCCGAGACCTTCTACCTGAGAGCCATCGAGCTGGACCCGAGGAAAGGCAACTGCTACATGCACTATG GCCAGTTCTTGCTGGAGCAGTCGCGCCTGGGCGAGGCCGGCGAGATGGCGGAGCGGGCGGCGCACCTGGACGCCGCCGAGTTTGATGTGGTCTTCAGCGCGGCTCACATGCTCAG ACAGGCGAGTCTCAACCAGGCGGCCGAGCGGCTTTATCAGCAGGCGGCTGGTCTCCGGCCAGAC TTCCCCGCGGCCCTCATGAACCTGGGCGCCATGCTGCACCTGAACGGGAAGCTTCCTGAAGCCGAGGCCAGCTACCTGCGCGCTCTGCGGCTCAagcctgatgatgtcatcacccgCGCCAACCTGCGCAAGCTGTGGAACATCATGGTGAGACAGGGGCTCCGCGCCCACCGCCCGGACCTCGGCTGA
- the LOC128756869 gene encoding protein O-mannosyl-transferase TMTC2-like isoform X2 produces MVPELLSAAVSVALYVNTLDAGFCYDDSRAIKTNPDLLPATPWTNILYDDFWGTLLTHSGSHKSFRPLCTLSFRLNYALHHLRPWGYHLTNLLLHGLVTALFTAFARPLLGGGLWTLLAGLLFASHPVHSEAVAGVVGRADVGAALFFLLSLLCYVRHCGLRGLPNRTGARWAWMVSSLWCAASSMLWKEQGVTVLAVMAVYDLFIVHRLRLRQALLLLLGKQRDGALQRSLGVVASWGLLLLAARLYWMGNKTPHFSNSDNPAADSPHLLTRLLTFLYLPTANAWILLCPAELSFDWSMDAVPLVRSLADWRNLHSAAFYFALVLLLCFGFHGPVSAAQEVPDPAADEEQSVSNGNGLCGLDSNHNTQPGPTKTSQNGSARHAGPTSLPPTEKLVLLCLGLLALPFLPASNLFFYVGFVIAERVLYIPSMGFCLLVAAAVRSLFSRLRTWGSRTALLCLCVGLLVLNGLRTVQRNRDWNNEENLYRSGISVNPAKAWGNLGNVLKNQGKMEEAERAYRNALHYRGNMADMLYNLGLLLQENSRLTEALHYYRQAIGSRPTLASAYLNTGIILMNQGRTEEAKRTLRTCANIPDENLKDPHAHKSSVTSCLYNLGKLLHEQGQYQEALQLYMEAVKKMPRQFAPHSLYNMIGEAYMRLAMLEEAAHWYRESLRSKPDHIPAHLTYGKLLSTLGRTSEAETFYLRAIELDPRKGNCYMHYGQFLLEQSRLGEAGEMAERAAHLDAAEFDVVFSAAHMLRQASLNQAAERLYQQAAGLRPDFPAALMNLGAMLHLNGKLPEAEASYLRALRLKPDDVITRANLRKLWNIMVRQGLRAHRPDLG; encoded by the exons ATGGTCCCGGAGCTGCTGAGCGCCGCCGTGTCCGTGGCGCTCTACGTGAACACGCTGGACGCCGGCTTCTGCTACGATGACAG TCGAGCCATCAAAACCAACCCGGACCTCCTCCCCGCCACTCCCTGGACCAACATCCTGTACGACGACTTCTGGGGGACCCTGCTCACCCACAGCGGCAGCCACAAGTCCTTCCGCCCTCTCTGCACTCTGTCCTTCAGACTCAACTACGCTCTGCACCACCTGCGTCCCTGGGGCTACCACCTGACCAACCTGCTGCTCCACGGACTGGTCACCGCGCTGTTCACCGCCTTcgctcgccccctgctgggcggAGGGCTGTGGACGCTCCTGGCGGGTCTCCTCTTCGCCTCCCACCCCGTGCACAGCGAGGCGGTGGCGGGCGTGGTGGGGCGGGCCGACGTGGGCGCGGCGCTCTTCTTCCTGCTGTCCCTGCTCTGCTACGTGAGACACTGCGGGCTGCGCGGCCTCCCCAACAGAACCGGCGCCCGCTGGGCTTGGATGGTCAGCAGCCTGTGGTGCGCCGCCTCCAGCATGCTGTGGAAGGAGCAGGGCGTGACTGTGCTGGCCGTCATGGCGGTGTACgacctcttcatcgtccacagGCTCCGGCTGCGGcaggcgctgctgctgctgctgggaaag CAGAGAGACGGGGCCCTGCAGCGGAGTCTGGGGGTGGTGGCCTCCTGGGGCCTGCTGCTGCTCGCCGCTCGTCTCTACTGGATGGGCAACAAGACGCCACACTTCTCCAACTCTGACAACCCAGCGGCGGATTCCCCTCACCTGCTCACGCGGCTGCTCACCTTCCTCTACCTGCCGACGGCCAACGCCTGGATCTTGCTCTGCCCCGCTGAGCTCAGCTTCGACTGGTCCATGGACGCGGTGCCGCTGGTCCGCTCTCTGGCCGACTGGAGGAACCTTCACTCCGCGGCCTTCTACTTTGCCttggtgctgctgctctgctttgGCTTTCACGGCCCGGTCTCGGCGGCGCAGGAGGTCCCGGACCCAGCTGCTGATGAAGAGCAGTCGGTCAGTAATGGAAATGGTCTCTGTGGCCTGGACTCCAACCACAACACGCAGCCGGGACCAACCAAGACCAGCCAGAACGGCTCGGCCAGACACGCTGGGCCCACGTCCTTACCCCCCACTGAAAAGCTGGTTCTGCTGTGCCTGGGCCTGCTGGCTCTGCCCTTCCTGCCGGCCTCCAACCTCTTCTTCTACGTGGGCTTTGTCATCGCCGAGCGGGTTCTCTACATCCCCAGCATGGGCTTCTGCCTGCTGGTGGCTGCTGCAGTCAGGAGCTTGTTTTCCCGCCTGAGGACTTGGGGCAGCCGGACTGCTCTGCTGTGTCTCTGCGTGGGGCTCCTGGTGCTGAACGGACTGCGGACCGTTCAGAGGAACAGAGACTGGAACAACGAGGAGAACCTGTACAGGTCTGGGATCAGCGTCAACCCTGCGAAAG CCTGGGGGAACCTGGGGAACGTCCTGAAGAACCAggggaagatggaggaggcggAGAGGGCCTACAGGAACGCGCTGCACTATCGAGGGAACATGGCCGACATGCTGTATAACTT AGgtttgctgctgcaggagaacaGCAGGTTGACTGAGGCCCTCCACTACTACAGACAGGCCATCGGGAGTCGCCCCACTCTGGCGT CGGCCTACTTGAACACGGGAATCATCCTGATGAACCAGGGCAGGACGGAGGAAGCCAAGCGGACCTTACGGACGTGCGCCAACATTCCTGACGAGAACCTGAAGGACCCTCACGCCCACAAGAGCTCGGTCACCAGCTGCCTGTACAACCTGGGGAAGCTGCTGCACGAGCAGGGCCAGTACCAG GAGGCGCTGCAGCTCTACATGGAGGCCGTGAAGAAGATGCCGCGACAGTTCGCACCGCACAGCCTTTACAACATGATCG GAGAAGCCTACATGAGACTCGCCATGCTGGAGGAGGCTGCCCACTGGTACAGAGAGTCCCTGAGGTCCAAACCTGACCACATTCCTGCTCACCTGACCTACGGGAAGCTCCTATCCACTCTG ggCCGGACGTCCGAAGCCGAGACCTTCTACCTGAGAGCCATCGAGCTGGACCCGAGGAAAGGCAACTGCTACATGCACTATG GCCAGTTCTTGCTGGAGCAGTCGCGCCTGGGCGAGGCCGGCGAGATGGCGGAGCGGGCGGCGCACCTGGACGCCGCCGAGTTTGATGTGGTCTTCAGCGCGGCTCACATGCTCAG ACAGGCGAGTCTCAACCAGGCGGCCGAGCGGCTTTATCAGCAGGCGGCTGGTCTCCGGCCAGAC TTCCCCGCGGCCCTCATGAACCTGGGCGCCATGCTGCACCTGAACGGGAAGCTTCCTGAAGCCGAGGCCAGCTACCTGCGCGCTCTGCGGCTCAagcctgatgatgtcatcacccgCGCCAACCTGCGCAAGCTGTGGAACATCATGGTGAGACAGGGGCTCCGCGCCCACCGCCCGGACCTCGGCTGA
- the LOC128756869 gene encoding protein O-mannosyl-transferase TMTC2-like isoform X4 — MLAGESEPREVPLSKTTGSSLAVHSAVECSCCSRLLILEPSNWWLLKEGVAGARRAGRAIKTNPDLLPATPWTNILYDDFWGTLLTHSGSHKSFRPLCTLSFRLNYALHHLRPWGYHLTNLLLHGLVTALFTAFARPLLGGGLWTLLAGLLFASHPVHSEAVAGVVGRADVGAALFFLLSLLCYVRHCGLRGLPNRTGARWAWMVSSLWCAASSMLWKEQGVTVLAVMAVYDLFIVHRLRLRQALLLLLGKQRDGALQRSLGVVASWGLLLLAARLYWMGNKTPHFSNSDNPAADSPHLLTRLLTFLYLPTANAWILLCPAELSFDWSMDAVPLVRSLADWRNLHSAAFYFALVLLLCFGFHGPVSAAQEVPDPAADEEQSVSNGNGLCGLDSNHNTQPGPTKTSQNGSARHAGPTSLPPTEKLVLLCLGLLALPFLPASNLFFYVGFVIAERVLYIPSMGFCLLVAAAVRSLFSRLRTWGSRTALLCLCVGLLVLNGLRTVQRNRDWNNEENLYRSGISVNPAKAWGNLGNVLKNQGKMEEAERAYRNALHYRGNMADMLYNLGLLLQENSRLTEALHYYRQAIGSRPTLASAYLNTGIILMNQGRTEEAKRTLRTCANIPDENLKDPHAHKSSVTSCLYNLGKLLHEQGQYQEALQLYMEAVKKMPRQFAPHSLYNMIGEAYMRLAMLEEAAHWYRESLRSKPDHIPAHLTYGKLLSTLGRTSEAETFYLRAIELDPRKGNCYMHYDEMVRATNWCLSTALTIFMPQDGQSLHEAGCRLLIYMF; from the exons ATGTTAGCTGGTGAATCAGAGCCAAGGGAAGTGCCCTTGAGCAAAACAACTGGTTCTAGTTTGGCGGTTCACTCAGCCGTCGaatgcagctgctgctctcgcTTGCTAATTTTGGAACCTAGCAACTGGTGGCTCCTGAAGGAAGGAGTGGCTGGAGCACGGCGAGCTGG TCGAGCCATCAAAACCAACCCGGACCTCCTCCCCGCCACTCCCTGGACCAACATCCTGTACGACGACTTCTGGGGGACCCTGCTCACCCACAGCGGCAGCCACAAGTCCTTCCGCCCTCTCTGCACTCTGTCCTTCAGACTCAACTACGCTCTGCACCACCTGCGTCCCTGGGGCTACCACCTGACCAACCTGCTGCTCCACGGACTGGTCACCGCGCTGTTCACCGCCTTcgctcgccccctgctgggcggAGGGCTGTGGACGCTCCTGGCGGGTCTCCTCTTCGCCTCCCACCCCGTGCACAGCGAGGCGGTGGCGGGCGTGGTGGGGCGGGCCGACGTGGGCGCGGCGCTCTTCTTCCTGCTGTCCCTGCTCTGCTACGTGAGACACTGCGGGCTGCGCGGCCTCCCCAACAGAACCGGCGCCCGCTGGGCTTGGATGGTCAGCAGCCTGTGGTGCGCCGCCTCCAGCATGCTGTGGAAGGAGCAGGGCGTGACTGTGCTGGCCGTCATGGCGGTGTACgacctcttcatcgtccacagGCTCCGGCTGCGGcaggcgctgctgctgctgctgggaaag CAGAGAGACGGGGCCCTGCAGCGGAGTCTGGGGGTGGTGGCCTCCTGGGGCCTGCTGCTGCTCGCCGCTCGTCTCTACTGGATGGGCAACAAGACGCCACACTTCTCCAACTCTGACAACCCAGCGGCGGATTCCCCTCACCTGCTCACGCGGCTGCTCACCTTCCTCTACCTGCCGACGGCCAACGCCTGGATCTTGCTCTGCCCCGCTGAGCTCAGCTTCGACTGGTCCATGGACGCGGTGCCGCTGGTCCGCTCTCTGGCCGACTGGAGGAACCTTCACTCCGCGGCCTTCTACTTTGCCttggtgctgctgctctgctttgGCTTTCACGGCCCGGTCTCGGCGGCGCAGGAGGTCCCGGACCCAGCTGCTGATGAAGAGCAGTCGGTCAGTAATGGAAATGGTCTCTGTGGCCTGGACTCCAACCACAACACGCAGCCGGGACCAACCAAGACCAGCCAGAACGGCTCGGCCAGACACGCTGGGCCCACGTCCTTACCCCCCACTGAAAAGCTGGTTCTGCTGTGCCTGGGCCTGCTGGCTCTGCCCTTCCTGCCGGCCTCCAACCTCTTCTTCTACGTGGGCTTTGTCATCGCCGAGCGGGTTCTCTACATCCCCAGCATGGGCTTCTGCCTGCTGGTGGCTGCTGCAGTCAGGAGCTTGTTTTCCCGCCTGAGGACTTGGGGCAGCCGGACTGCTCTGCTGTGTCTCTGCGTGGGGCTCCTGGTGCTGAACGGACTGCGGACCGTTCAGAGGAACAGAGACTGGAACAACGAGGAGAACCTGTACAGGTCTGGGATCAGCGTCAACCCTGCGAAAG CCTGGGGGAACCTGGGGAACGTCCTGAAGAACCAggggaagatggaggaggcggAGAGGGCCTACAGGAACGCGCTGCACTATCGAGGGAACATGGCCGACATGCTGTATAACTT AGgtttgctgctgcaggagaacaGCAGGTTGACTGAGGCCCTCCACTACTACAGACAGGCCATCGGGAGTCGCCCCACTCTGGCGT CGGCCTACTTGAACACGGGAATCATCCTGATGAACCAGGGCAGGACGGAGGAAGCCAAGCGGACCTTACGGACGTGCGCCAACATTCCTGACGAGAACCTGAAGGACCCTCACGCCCACAAGAGCTCGGTCACCAGCTGCCTGTACAACCTGGGGAAGCTGCTGCACGAGCAGGGCCAGTACCAG GAGGCGCTGCAGCTCTACATGGAGGCCGTGAAGAAGATGCCGCGACAGTTCGCACCGCACAGCCTTTACAACATGATCG GAGAAGCCTACATGAGACTCGCCATGCTGGAGGAGGCTGCCCACTGGTACAGAGAGTCCCTGAGGTCCAAACCTGACCACATTCCTGCTCACCTGACCTACGGGAAGCTCCTATCCACTCTG ggCCGGACGTCCGAAGCCGAGACCTTCTACCTGAGAGCCATCGAGCTGGACCCGAGGAAAGGCAACTGCTACATGCACTATG ATGAAATGGTGAGAGCAACGAACTGGTGTCTCTCCACTGCCTTGACTATTTTCATGCCTCAGGACGGCCAAAGTCTTCATGAAGCTGGATGTAGGTTGTTGATATATATGTTCTAA